One window of Branchiostoma lanceolatum isolate klBraLanc5 chromosome 6, klBraLanc5.hap2, whole genome shotgun sequence genomic DNA carries:
- the LOC136436076 gene encoding zinc finger protein 678-like produces MRSHTGEKPYRCEECSRQFSELGHLKKHMRTHTGEKPYWCEECSRQFSQLGHLKTHMQTHTGEKPYRCDECGKQFSQLGHLKTHMQTHTGEKPFTCEECGKEFGRLGHLKTHKQTHTGEKPYRCEECSRQFSELGHLKRHMRTHTGEKPYKCEECSRQFSQLGHLKSHMRTHTGENPTGVMSAAGSSVSWVTLANTCKLTQVRNPTDVRSAVNSSVSWVI; encoded by the coding sequence ATGCGGtctcacaccggggagaaaccctacagatgtgaggagtgcagcaggcagttcagtgagctgggtcatctgaagaaacacatgcggactcacacaggtgagaagccctactggtgtgaggagtgcagcaggcagttcagtcagctgggtcatttgaagacacacatgcaaactcacactggcgagaaaccctacaggtgtgatgagtgcggcaaacagttcagtcagctgggtcatctgaagacacacatgcaaactcatacaggggaaaaacccttcACGTGTGAAGAGTGTGGTAAAGAGTTCGGTCGACTGGGTCATCTGAAAACGCACAagcagactcacacaggtgagaaaccctacagatgtgaggagtgcagcaggcagttcagtgagctgggtcatctgaagagacacatgcggactcacactggggagaaaccctacaagtgtgaggagtgtagcaggcagttcagtcagctgggtcatTTGAAgtctcacatgcggactcatacaggggaaaaccctacaggtgtgatgagtgcagcaggcagttcagtcagctgggtaacCTTAGCAAACACATgcaaactcacacaggtgagaaaccctacagatgtgaggagtgcagtaaacagttcagtcagctgggtcatctaa